A segment of the Candidatus Aminicenantes bacterium genome:
GTCGGTGGATAGTTTGTACTGCCCTACATGAGCACCATCGGGAACGCAGATCTGCGTTCCCTACACGGATAGCTCTTTTCATCCTATTTCTTTCCTTTTTCTTCCGCCTTGGTTGACAACATACAAATCTTGTATATAATAAGTAACTTAAAGCAAATTAGCTTGGAAAAAAACAAGATAATTTGCTTTCTAAGTTACTTATCCTGCGCAGCAGGGTTAGTAATGCACATTTAATACGGGAGGCAACATGGCCATCAGCACGGTGAACATATCATTCAAGGAAGACTTGTTGGCGGAAATCGACCGCATCGCCCGCCGCGAGTCGCGCTCGCGCTCCGAGCTGATCCGCGAAGCGGCGCGTTCCTACATCGACAGGAAAAAGCGTTGGGAACGAATCTTCGTTTTCGGCAACAAGCAGGCAAAGAAACTGAGGTTGAAAGAAGGGGCCGTGGAGGCGGCAATTCGTGAACAACGCGCCGGGACTGTGAAACAATGACTCCGATTCTGGTCCTGGACAGCAACGTCTACATTTCGGCGGTGCTGTTCGGCGGCAAGCCACGGCAAATTATCGAGGCCGCTCTTGCCGGAAGGATCCGTCTGGCCGTTTCCGCGTCAATCCTGGAAGAAATCGAGGGTGTTTTGAGCGGCAAAAAATTCAAGTTCCCCGAAACCGCGGCGCGGGAGATCGTTAGTGAGATCTCAATCCTGGCCGAAATCTTTGAAGCGGTTGAAAAAGTCTCCCAGATCAAGAATGACCCGGACGACAACCG
Coding sequences within it:
- a CDS encoding putative toxin-antitoxin system toxin component, PIN family — its product is MTPILVLDSNVYISAVLFGGKPRQIIEAALAGRIRLAVSASILEEIEGVLSGKKFKFPETAAREIVSEISILAEIFEAVEKVSQIKNDPDDNRILECALAASAAAIVSGDSHLLALGSFRGIPILSPGKCLEKYKVG